One Leguminivora glycinivorella isolate SPB_JAAS2020 chromosome 15, LegGlyc_1.1, whole genome shotgun sequence genomic window, TAATTACAATGAATATGTTTTGATAACAACTTAAATACTGTAATAAATAACCAATCTCTTTTGCCCTGAAAAAGAACGCCCATCGGACtgtctcataataataatattcaacaGTCTATTTTTATTGTTAAGTTATACGTATTAAATGGATGGATTTGGATAGGTGTTAGTATCCAGGGCAAAATTATTCTATTTTTCTTAATACATTTTATTGCACTACATGAAAATAAATTCTGCGTGCGTATATTCTTAATCGGATAAAGAACAAGTCTGCACGCTttgtttaaaaaagaaatgcttttgtaaaaaaaatggtgTCACCTGCGACACATACTGgtttctaaaaataaattatattaatttacaaataaataacacGGCAGTCAGCCTGCCCTTAAACGTAAGCGTAAAATACCACATAATCCATCAGTCTAGGTCTTCTTGAATGAAGACTGCAAAATGAAACTTCATCCTTCGTCCACATTTTCGTGATTTCGCCCAGGATATTATTATCAGTAATTTTTTGAGATCACGATATACTGCTTTACTAGATCACCCatcgcaatatttttttttatttaatcgtgATCCCAAAAACACCCATGATTTTCTAATCGTCGCTGTTTACTTGGGCCCCTTTTGACCTGTTATATGTTTTCTGAGCAACATTCTTCTGAAACTTAAACCAGAGAAGACTCTTTTTCAACCCTGCAGATAAAATAGATGTCTATAGAGCTTTTTGAGTTTTTACATCTGACCTTGCTCGAAACTGGAGCTATCCATACGTGTTGTAGCGGCCCGTTCTGACCTCGAGTTCTGTTATGTGCCGACGGGAGGCGCGCCCGGAGGCTAACTGAAGGCGGTCTCGTTGGGCACGTCGTTCATGGTGGTGTGCGCCATGTCCGTCAGTATCACGCCCGATAGCGCTTCTAGAGATTGTCGCACCTGGAGTAAGGGAAAACGTTGGTATTAGATTAGATGAAATGGACAGAGAGTAACGTAATAAGAATAAGATAGATTAATGATTGGTAGaagcaaagacctatataacttcgtaaagaccgataaagtctaagaaaaaaacgtaccccaaaaccatacagaaaaaggtacggtgagctagatggcgatacacctttggggtacgctcggctagatggcgctaatattaatatttgacattttaaaacatatcaagcaaagaatatgggccaaattgtcaaaactgaggttcaaaagttttaagcttgtgtcgagagatggcagtctatgcactgtgattacatattttactttgacagtcattctctataatactcgatcctctttggtagaaGTTATAGAAGACAGAAGATTTCGTGGAATATATATTATATGGATTAAAGATGAAGAAAACAGGACAATTTGTGTCCTTTTATTCAAAACCTAACATTAGGtactgtaaataaaagagacgagATGATAacgcgagcgagttatagttcgtcaCCGAGCGATCAACTATAAAtagctcgctctctcttttattcacacgggagcgactatctttcgttcgtttctatcgccgatagctcatcgcttactcacTTTGGTGGGACTAGTGCCTTATTGGTGCTCGGTTaagtcataaatgtcataactcataacatatttgaaaatgaatCCTGATAGCAATGTCACGCTAATGTCTTGACAATGATTCCGCTACAATCGACCGTAGCAGCGTTTCACTCTAAAGTATGGAAATTTCTCAAATCACTGTCAGTGAACCACTGATACGAACAGAGTGATCAGTTCGTTAATTACGGCTGGTACAAGGGGTACCCCTTAAAAGAGGTATGTACAACTgtcaatttgtatgaagttgatgttgtcttCCGCATGGACCCGTCCGCTTTACTCTAAAATGCTCCCTgaacttaatacatattagttcGGTGCAGATCGCTCCGCGCCGTCGGTCTGCGTGACACTAAAAACAGCCTCAATGAGACGTTGGAATAAGGTTGTCGGTGGTGAAGTACCTTAGTGAGCAACAGCAGGTTGGTGGTGAGGAAGGCGTGCAGCTCGGAGGCGGCGCGGCCGTGCAGGCGCGCGCGCCAGCGCACCAGCTCTCCGTACAGCTGCTCGCCCGACAACGCAGACAGAGGATCCTGTAATACAGACAAAAAACATCAATACAAACAACTACTATGTACATAGCTACACAAACACACAATCATTAGATTATGATAAGCCATAGTCAGCAAATTTCTTAAGTTTCAGAGCACATTGAAATTCGTCCTTCATTGTAATGGAATACAATACTACACCCTGGTTTTACCTAGGTTACATGGCGACCCAGACAGAATTTCCTTGAACTATCGACAAAAGCTATCAGTTCGTCAAGACAAAAACGCGATGCGACGTTTGCGAGCAACGCGGCAGAACACGCCAACACCCTTCTTTATGCGGGGACCTAACTAGGAATGTAACGGAATCAAAACATTATATGACTCTTTTCTTTGGAAAGATGCACTGACGAGTAAGGCCGCTTGGTATTATGTACAATATCGAGTGTTATTACCTCATCCTGTGTGACACGATGCAACCTATACGCGAGCAGCGCGGCAGAGCAGGCCAGCAATAGCGCCAGCAGTAGCAACAGCAGTCGGCCGCAGCGTGCCGCTCGACGAGGAAGGGGTGCTCCGGTTAGCAGGGCTGGTTGGATCACCGCGGCGCCCGCTGAAATCGTTAACATTCTCTATTAAAATTAAACCTTACGAGTGGAGACGACGAAAGTTTATAAGTTTGGACTTCGAACAGACAAGTCAGTGCAAAACTGACTTTGGAAATCGGTTCACTGTCAGCTATTCTCCGCGTTGTTAGTGTTAGACCGGGTCCTGCACAGTTTAAATCACTCACTGTGAAAAGGTGACTTTTTAAAACCCAATCTAAAAACATCACAAGGTGTGCTAATTCACACCCTACTAACCTGAGGAGGATGATCGCTTTCGATTCTTTGCAGACGAGAGATGCAAGCTCTGATCGCCACCAGCTATGCTGCACGCGTCTTCAGAAGTCCATTGCATCCAGCTCAATCGGCAGATGATTCTGTGTTCTGTCCTCTCATTCATAACAACTCACCTGAGGTGATGATCGCTTCTGACTCTCTCCGGACGGGaggggcgggcgtgtggtcgcCGCCAGCGCTGCTGCTGTCGTCTTCGGGAGAATCCGTTGCGTCGAGCTCCACTTCCGACGCTCGTAAATCCTGGAACGTAGAATGGTTACCCATGAATACAAGCAAGATATCAAGACAGAGGATAGATTCGAAGAGGGAAAACGAATAACGCAAGTACAGCGTTTAGACTATAGCAAAAGCATCGGGCGTCCTTTGAATTCTTGGGAGTAAATTCATCAAGAGAGAGGTACGAGCGGCGGAGTGCTAAAGTGGAGCTAGGCCTGAAAAGTCGCTGAAGAATTGAAAAAGTGGCGAAGGTGGTTGAAGGTGTGGCGTGAGCTGTGAAGGCCCTCTGTGGGTACTTTTAGGATGCCACAGCATACCTGTGGAGTGGGCGGCGCTCGCTCCGGGATCCGGGCCGCCTTCCAGACGTGCGTCATGAGCTTGTAGGTGGAGTCGCGGGACAGCAGCGAGCCGAACACGTGCCGCTCGTCGCGCGTGCACACGCCCACCGCGTTGGGGATGATGCGCGCCACCTTCTCTTTCGTGATGCGGAGCACTGACGTCGTTGGTATTAGCAGCTGGAATCAACAAATGTGAAATTTATTTTCGAAGATATCTTTGTCTTGACATTTGTATGGTGTTGTAGAAACACATTAAATGTTGAACACATTTGTCAAAACCATACTCAGGTGAAATTGTAAGTATTTGTTAGCCAGGAATCTAAACCAAATATGAATCTAAGGCAAcctctgcagggttagcacaggattgccgcgagagtatgtcgccgcgagatagactatatCCGTCATTATGTCATTGATACAGAGAAGAAGACAtatgatctatctcgcggcgacatactctcgcggcaatcatgtgctaagccTACTGCAGGTTCTTTACAAGTATTTTGAAATTCTTGAACCATTCTTTAAACAGTCAGCAGAGACAGGATACACGTTCCGGTTTAACTCTAATGCTGGAATTTCAGGATGTCTCGAAAAACGGAACCGTTATTGTAGATTTAAGTAATAACGTctacgaaatatattattaatgaTTGTTTTCAAATAAGAAGACCGTAAGACGTGTGCAGTTTTACGATATTACAATAATCAGCAAAAGATTGACTTGCAAAACAAAAAACTGACATTAATCTCTAGAAAAACAACTCGCTTTCTGCTACTAATGCAATAATCATTACCTAATAAGCATAAATTTAAACCGGCCTAATTGAATTTACCATAAACTCACATCCGGGCGCCACGTGCCTAAAATCGGCTTACGCGCCTCAACTCTGACCTAGTTCGGCCTCGCTGTGTGGGCACGTTTTTATGCGGCGATGCACTTAAATACTCGGCTTTGGATCAAATTCGCTAAGCTAGAATTGCCAGGCAATATTTGATTACTGACTGGCTGAAGGATGGGGCTCACGTGGCAAACTTTATATGTAACATTATGATAAACTCAAGTTTGGAGGACGGGTTTACTCTAGATCAAGTTTGCTAGGCTTGCTAAGGCTCATATTTGAATACTGAGCGGCTGACGGGTGCACATGTGAGTGCCAACTTAATCCTAGTAATAATCCATAccctaatgttataaatgggaaagtgtgtgtgtctgtttgtttgtccgtctttcacggcaaaactaagcgacgaattgacgtgattttttaagtggagacagttgaagggatggaaagtgacataggctactttttgtctctttctaacgtgagcgaaaccgatggcaaaagctagttgtattATAAACGTTAAAGTTTAAAGATAGCCTTACGCTAAACTGCAGAGATACGGATGAAATTTGGCTTCGTTACCTATTTTCAAAAGAGCTTTATTACTGTAccaatagaaaattaaaaaacaagcCTTATTGAAAACACTCATCAATTCTTGTTGCCCCTTTTTTACTCTAAAACTAATTAATATTTCGCAACATAGTGAAACTGGACTAAAAAATGTCGATTCACTAATCTACCTACGATGTCGCTCTTAATTAAAATTCCTGCGATCCAGTTCCGGAAGTAGTACGAGTTTACGAACTTTACGATAACAGGTGAATATTTAAATACGCGAGGATCTACGGCCTCGGGTCTCGGAATTTTTTCTTTATATCCAACAGGCATGTATGTAAACATCTGacaaatatgtaacacaataataTATCAATTGGGGCGCAGGAAATAAAGGTCGTCGTATGTTTGAAGGCACTTGCGAAAGCAAATATCACTTTGTACTTGTACATGTAATTGATACATACAAGAAGAAGCTAGGAAGCTAAGCGATTTGATTTGAGgacttgtttttagggttccgtagtcaactaggaacccttatagtttcgccatgtctgtctgtccgtccgtccgtccgtccgtccgtccgtccgtccgtccgtccgcggataatctcagtaaccgtcagcactagaaagctgaaatttggtaccaatatgtatatcaatcacgccaacaaagtgcaaaaataaaaaatggaaaaaaatgttttattagggtaccccccctacatgtaaagtgggagctgatattttttttttattccaaccccaacgtgt contains:
- the LOC125233796 gene encoding GRAM domain-containing protein 2B-like isoform X3, producing MPKSAAKKFRSSVKPTYNVAYNSLSRSCRRRHSKLRRSTGNFASGAAGGGCGAPRSAPATPLQLDPHPRTKHDKHVVKPLSGSAPSVRVPADAVEAEGGSKQPSKSRQKKFQRHFPQVGPEERVLNYYSCALVGDLLLQGHLYITKNYFAFYSNVFGYVTKLLIPTTSVLRITKEKVARIIPNAVGVCTRDERHVFGSLLSRDSTYKLMTHVWKAARIPERAPPTPQDLRASEVELDATDSPEDDSSSAGGDHTPAPPVRRESEAIITSAGAAVIQPALLTGAPLPRRAARCGRLLLLLLALLLACSAALLAYRLHRVTQDEDPLSALSGEQLYGELVRWRARLHGRAASELHAFLTTNLLLLTKVRQSLEALSGVILTDMAHTTMNDVPNETAFS